In one window of Musa acuminata AAA Group cultivar baxijiao chromosome BXJ3-2, Cavendish_Baxijiao_AAA, whole genome shotgun sequence DNA:
- the LOC135631057 gene encoding uncharacterized protein LOC135631057: MRGYRKSTAAEVVLWWGENEEVAVGADETGWKCWKHPSQPRYGVCPACLRDRLLRLCPDCANVRPCRCFPSSNSSSSSSFSSLSSTELARSSGQGGDGAGIGTVGPVSRLIESEPAFQRSRSVGFQFLSSRSTTSSVSNVAPLPRPGGGKRSALLRALWRVPAREEPADGKLCRSRSVAAGRSQDAGGGEDGERGKGRRWHFPSPIKAFRHRKSTTKVVQERSPLWRG; encoded by the coding sequence ATGAGAGGCTATCGGAAATCGACGGCGGCGGAAGTGGTTCTGTGGTGGGGGGAGAATGAGGAGGTGGCGGTGGGGGCGGACGAGACCGGCTGGAAATGCTGGAAACATCCCTCCCAGCCCCGTTACGGCGTATGCCCCGCCTGTCTACGTGACCGTCTCCTCCGCCTCTGCCCGGATTGCGCCAACGTCCGCCCCTGCCGCTGCTTCCCCTCctccaactcctcctcctcctcgtccttctcctccctctcctccaCCGAGCTTGCCAGATCCAGCGGACAAGGAGGCGACGGCGCGGGGATCGGGACGGTGGGACCCGTGTCGCGACTCATCGAGAGCGAACCGGCCTTCCAGCGGTCCCGATCGGTCGGCTTCCAGTTTCTCAGTTCCAGATCCACGACCTCTTCCGTCAGCAACGTGGCGCCGCTGCCAAGGCCGGGAGGAGGCAAGCGGTCGGCGCTATTACGGGCATTATGGAGGGTTCCGGCGAGGGAAGAACCGGCGGACGGGAAGCTGTGCAGATCGAGGTCCGTGGCGGCGGGACGTTCGCAAGACGCAGGCGGTGGGGAGGATGGGGAGAGGGGGAAAGGGCGGAGGTGGCACTTCCCGAGCCCGATCAAGGCATTCCGGCACCGGAAATCGACGACGAAGGTGGTGCAGGAGCGGTCGCCGCTGTGGCGCGGGTGA